The following are encoded together in the Kribbella sp. CA-293567 genome:
- a CDS encoding SDR family NAD(P)-dependent oxidoreductase: MSGRLTGEVVLVTGAARGIGRAIARKAAEEGAVVAVLDILPDQLAATAAELRQAGATVAAAVGDVTDEDSVRRTVAGLTKELGRPATVLVNNAGVNAYADATQMTVAEWDSVFDVDLKGAWLMAREVLPPMIEAGHGAIVNIASIHSQLTTAGMFPYAAAKSGLVGMTRSLALDMAPHNVRVNAVSPGFVATDLLEEFFDTIPNARESALAAHPLGRIGTPDDVAEVVCFLASRAAAFVTGANWAVDGGLGVRYA, encoded by the coding sequence GTGTCCGGACGTCTGACCGGCGAGGTCGTACTCGTCACCGGGGCCGCCCGCGGGATCGGCCGCGCGATCGCGCGCAAGGCTGCCGAGGAGGGCGCGGTCGTCGCGGTTCTCGACATCCTGCCTGATCAACTCGCGGCGACCGCGGCCGAGTTGCGGCAGGCCGGCGCCACCGTCGCGGCCGCCGTCGGCGACGTGACCGACGAGGATTCGGTACGCCGTACTGTCGCCGGCCTCACGAAGGAACTCGGCCGCCCGGCCACCGTGCTGGTCAACAACGCCGGCGTCAACGCCTACGCCGATGCCACTCAGATGACGGTGGCCGAGTGGGACAGTGTTTTCGACGTCGACCTCAAGGGCGCCTGGCTGATGGCCCGCGAGGTGCTGCCACCGATGATCGAGGCCGGCCACGGGGCGATCGTCAACATCGCCTCGATCCACTCCCAGTTGACCACCGCCGGCATGTTCCCGTACGCCGCCGCCAAGTCCGGACTGGTCGGCATGACCCGCAGCCTCGCCCTCGACATGGCTCCGCACAACGTCCGCGTCAACGCCGTCAGCCCCGGCTTCGTCGCCACCGACCTGCTCGAAGAGTTCTTCGACACCATCCCGAACGCCCGCGAGTCCGCGCTGGCCGCTCATCCGCTCGGCCGGATCGGCACCCCCGACGACGTCGCTGAGGTGGTCTGCTTCCTCGCCTCCCGCGCGGCGGCCTTCGTCACCGGCGCCAACTGGGCCGTCGACGGCGGCCTGGGCGTCCGCTACGCCTGA
- a CDS encoding protein-arginine deiminase family protein, with protein MKRWTAGFVVATLALSGSPVMLAWGASPHPELQPGLTADANRDGRLTAADEAAEERWTDARGAIFLPNLDDDQRRCRVDPADLDRAGAEVDRLLAACNDAADDRINGPRDALDLAPLEVHAHRDVSRQAAGRLSVVPADKARIFVDGQAVETLTAAQLRRGVRVRLEGRDVVRDPAKWDGQVSVTLTVADRGRTTTDVVKLRVAPLMLQNELQRAETVLAARPNKGPGWPTGEPPYPKGVPGEWEPFAKTLGRATRSAGARLKFVQGTARGWKDMWVQDTFEPATASMPVVGGSRTMRILIRSGNVWEFPDRDGTPVATPRPAGRLLYRDLRGPDIGIVQELSAVPSDGLNDLLNMGGNIESLPPYAGYPHGRVVYGAESRRPDAGFIKLVTGQGYQAPVVIDTSWLMVGHADETTHVVRAGNARGWTLAVADPRLAVDLLREAQRTGAGQARLFADTNSQQKPTIDQVLADSKGLADNEAAAGHIDEQLRILLAATGLTADELVRLPVLFERVPGYGLLRARTPGLVNGLSLTARDFAAPDPHGPKVGGRDVFRQATERAMRRNGVRVHWVEDFFWAHLGGGEVHCATNALRDTRSTDTWWRSAGSSQAPQA; from the coding sequence ATGAAGCGTTGGACCGCAGGTTTTGTCGTCGCAACGTTGGCGCTGTCCGGATCGCCGGTGATGCTGGCCTGGGGCGCCTCACCGCATCCGGAACTCCAGCCGGGCCTGACCGCCGACGCGAACAGGGATGGGCGGCTGACGGCCGCTGACGAAGCAGCCGAGGAGCGGTGGACCGATGCCCGCGGCGCGATCTTCTTGCCCAACCTGGACGATGACCAGCGCCGCTGCCGGGTCGATCCGGCGGACCTCGACCGAGCCGGCGCGGAGGTCGATCGGTTACTTGCCGCCTGCAACGATGCGGCAGACGACCGGATCAACGGTCCGCGCGATGCTCTCGACCTGGCGCCGCTCGAGGTGCATGCCCACCGCGACGTGAGCCGGCAGGCAGCTGGGCGGCTCAGCGTCGTACCGGCGGACAAGGCGCGGATCTTCGTGGACGGGCAGGCCGTCGAGACTCTGACCGCCGCGCAACTTCGGCGCGGAGTACGGGTCCGGCTGGAGGGGCGGGACGTGGTTCGGGATCCGGCCAAGTGGGACGGGCAGGTGTCCGTGACGTTGACCGTTGCCGATCGCGGGCGGACGACGACGGACGTGGTGAAGCTCCGGGTCGCGCCGCTGATGTTGCAGAACGAACTGCAGCGCGCCGAGACGGTGCTGGCTGCCCGGCCGAACAAGGGACCGGGTTGGCCGACCGGTGAACCGCCTTATCCGAAGGGAGTTCCGGGCGAGTGGGAGCCGTTCGCGAAGACCTTGGGCCGGGCGACCCGGTCCGCCGGAGCGAGGCTGAAGTTCGTCCAGGGCACGGCGCGGGGCTGGAAGGACATGTGGGTGCAGGACACCTTCGAGCCTGCCACCGCCAGCATGCCGGTGGTCGGGGGCAGCCGGACGATGCGGATCTTGATCCGGTCGGGCAATGTCTGGGAGTTTCCCGACCGGGACGGAACGCCGGTGGCGACCCCGCGGCCTGCCGGGCGACTGCTGTACCGCGATCTGCGGGGTCCCGACATCGGGATCGTGCAGGAGTTGAGCGCGGTGCCGTCGGACGGGCTCAACGATCTGCTCAACATGGGTGGCAACATCGAGTCGCTGCCGCCGTACGCCGGGTATCCGCACGGGCGGGTGGTCTACGGCGCGGAGTCCCGGAGACCTGATGCCGGGTTCATCAAGCTCGTGACCGGGCAGGGCTACCAGGCGCCGGTGGTGATCGACACCTCCTGGTTGATGGTCGGGCACGCGGACGAGACGACGCATGTAGTGCGGGCCGGCAACGCTCGCGGCTGGACGCTCGCGGTCGCGGACCCGCGGCTGGCGGTCGATCTGCTGCGGGAGGCTCAGCGCACGGGAGCTGGACAGGCTCGGCTCTTCGCCGACACCAACTCGCAGCAGAAGCCGACCATCGACCAAGTACTTGCTGATAGCAAGGGGCTGGCCGACAACGAGGCAGCGGCAGGTCACATCGACGAGCAGTTGAGGATCTTGCTCGCGGCCACTGGACTGACGGCGGACGAGTTGGTCAGGTTGCCGGTGCTGTTCGAGCGGGTGCCGGGCTACGGGTTGCTGCGGGCAAGGACTCCGGGGCTGGTGAACGGGCTGTCGCTGACCGCGCGGGACTTCGCCGCACCTGACCCGCACGGTCCGAAGGTTGGCGGCCGGGATGTTTTCCGGCAGGCGACGGAGCGTGCGATGCGACGTAACGGCGTACGGGTGCACTGGGTGGAGGACTTCTTCTGGGCTCACCTGGGTGGTGGTGAGGTGCACTGTGCGACCAACGCATTGCGCGACACCCGGTCCACCGATACCTGGTGGAGGTCGGCGGGAAGTTCCCAGGCACCTCAGGCGTAG